In one Leptospira fletcheri genomic region, the following are encoded:
- a CDS encoding GDYXXLXY domain-containing protein — protein sequence MNDKIRKLLVLSNLIVVLAFLGKEVWQKERIKEKGELFLFALAPVDPRSLMQGDYMRLGYEITRTNFSQDLPNRGFLIFTPDSDGVARFVRFQKDSEPISTNEKKIKFHRSQFAVSFGAEEYFFQEGTADKFSEAKFGGLKVDSEGNGILVGVYDKDRKEIR from the coding sequence ATGAACGATAAAATCCGAAAACTCCTAGTCCTGTCGAATCTGATCGTCGTTCTGGCGTTTTTAGGAAAAGAGGTTTGGCAAAAGGAGAGAATCAAGGAGAAAGGCGAATTGTTCCTTTTCGCTTTAGCGCCGGTGGATCCCCGTTCTCTTATGCAAGGCGATTATATGCGATTGGGTTACGAGATTACCCGAACCAATTTTTCCCAGGATTTGCCCAATCGAGGATTTTTGATTTTCACCCCGGACTCCGACGGAGTGGCTCGATTCGTAAGATTCCAGAAAGACTCCGAACCGATTTCTACAAATGAGAAAAAAATAAAATTCCATCGTTCCCAATTTGCAGTGAGTTTCGGAGCGGAAGAGTATTTTTTTCAGGAAGGAACTGCGGATAAATTCTCCGAAGCCAAATTCGGGGGTCTAAAAGTGGATTCCGAAGGGAACGGAATTCTGGTCGGGGTTTACGACAAAGATCGGAAAGAAATCCGATAA
- a CDS encoding M14 family zinc carboxypeptidase, which produces MLRGLKRLNRYEKRLLRIAKLAGKLAKLKQIGFSRRTSEGFRFPIYSLELGTDQGLTKHPVGITAAVHGLETIGIQILLDFLEYVVHPESTGYLPELKKGKLGLVVIPIVNPGGVAAKTRSNPGGVDLMRNSGIDAVKPLPFFGGQKFSSKLPYFRGHGLEPESRILFRTMYEKFFEVKNAIMPVLDLHSGFGTVDNVWWPYAYTQEPCEDTFLYRKLASHLRENCGHLHFSYGPQSESYTTHGDLWDKFYDHYRDVHSDHSGWDAKFLPLTLEVGTWSDIKEEPMKIFSKKGIFRPAEHNKRDTLTRYRGFLRDFVRIGLSQPKDWI; this is translated from the coding sequence TTGCTCAGAGGATTAAAGAGATTAAACAGATATGAAAAACGTTTATTAAGAATCGCTAAATTGGCTGGCAAGCTGGCTAAACTCAAGCAGATCGGATTTTCCAGAAGGACGTCCGAAGGTTTTAGGTTTCCTATCTATTCCTTGGAGTTAGGTACAGATCAGGGACTGACAAAGCATCCCGTGGGAATCACTGCAGCAGTTCACGGCTTGGAGACGATAGGAATTCAGATCTTACTGGATTTTCTCGAATACGTCGTTCACCCGGAGTCGACGGGTTATCTTCCTGAATTGAAAAAAGGAAAACTGGGTTTGGTCGTGATCCCGATCGTGAATCCCGGTGGAGTGGCAGCAAAAACGAGATCGAATCCCGGCGGAGTCGATTTGATGCGCAATTCCGGAATCGACGCGGTAAAACCGCTCCCTTTTTTCGGCGGTCAGAAATTCTCCAGTAAACTTCCCTATTTTCGAGGGCATGGATTGGAACCTGAATCTAGAATCCTGTTCCGCACCATGTATGAAAAATTCTTCGAAGTCAAAAACGCCATCATGCCGGTCCTGGACCTGCATTCCGGTTTTGGAACGGTGGATAACGTGTGGTGGCCTTATGCTTACACCCAGGAACCCTGCGAAGATACTTTTTTGTATCGTAAATTGGCGTCCCATCTTAGGGAAAATTGCGGCCACCTTCATTTTTCTTATGGACCTCAAAGCGAGAGTTATACTACGCATGGCGATCTATGGGATAAGTTTTACGATCATTATCGGGACGTGCATTCGGATCACTCCGGCTGGGATGCGAAGTTTTTACCCTTAACTTTAGAAGTCGGTACTTGGTCCGATATCAAAGAGGAGCCGATGAAGATTTTTTCCAAAAAGGGAATTTTCCGTCCGGCGGAACATAATAAAAGGGACACTCTGACTCGTTACCGGGGATTTTTGCGCGATTTTGTCCGTATCGGTTTATCGCAACCGAAGGATTGGATTTAA
- a CDS encoding pyridoxal phosphate-dependent aminotransferase, translated as MIPDFLSKFSDRFDFEAGENPLYSKVGDLKKAGTEILDLTVSNPTRVKLSFPGEAILHSLTKSASLVYEPESQGSEAARNCVADYYRERGFNLFPEDLFLTSSSSEAYSYIIKLICNPGDEILIPSPGYPLFEFLALLEGVKFSSYDLDPGQDWKPNIQEIEAAISVRTKLLFLVSPNNPTGSMISESDFSEIVRFCESKEIGIVLDEVFCDYIHSEEIQRPALHTQKVPFFRINGISKILALPQMKLSWVHIDGPENWKAECKERLEIISDTYLSVATPIQHALSDLMPWRKLIQGQVLRRISRNLKILSGMIPNAGKIRFRPPVAGWYAVLESDFFREQETFCLHLLEKGHTLVHPGCMFGFPEDHPAIVLSLLPENEILETGIAKILDFVGG; from the coding sequence ATGATTCCGGACTTTCTATCCAAATTCAGCGATCGATTCGATTTTGAAGCTGGAGAAAACCCGCTGTATTCCAAAGTCGGAGATTTGAAAAAGGCGGGAACGGAAATCCTGGACCTGACCGTTTCGAATCCTACTCGGGTAAAACTCTCCTTTCCTGGAGAGGCGATCCTACACTCACTTACCAAAAGCGCAAGCCTGGTATACGAACCTGAATCGCAAGGTTCCGAAGCTGCCAGGAATTGCGTGGCAGATTATTATCGGGAGCGAGGGTTCAATCTATTTCCGGAGGATCTATTTTTGACCTCCTCCTCGTCAGAAGCATATTCGTATATTATAAAATTAATCTGTAATCCCGGAGACGAAATCCTGATTCCTTCTCCCGGTTACCCTTTGTTCGAATTTTTGGCCCTGCTCGAAGGAGTAAAGTTCAGCTCGTACGACCTAGATCCCGGCCAAGACTGGAAACCGAATATACAGGAAATAGAGGCTGCAATTTCCGTGAGAACGAAATTACTGTTCCTCGTATCTCCGAACAATCCTACGGGTTCGATGATAAGCGAATCGGATTTTTCCGAAATAGTTCGATTTTGCGAATCCAAGGAAATTGGAATCGTATTGGATGAGGTTTTTTGCGATTATATCCATTCCGAAGAGATCCAGCGACCCGCGCTTCACACCCAAAAAGTACCCTTTTTTCGGATCAACGGGATTTCCAAAATTCTCGCGTTGCCTCAGATGAAACTTTCTTGGGTTCACATAGACGGTCCGGAGAATTGGAAAGCGGAATGTAAGGAAAGGCTCGAAATCATATCGGACACGTATCTCTCCGTCGCTACTCCTATACAACATGCCCTCTCCGACTTGATGCCTTGGAGAAAATTAATCCAAGGACAAGTGCTCCGAAGAATATCCAGAAATCTTAAAATTCTTTCAGGGATGATTCCGAACGCGGGAAAGATCCGGTTCCGACCTCCCGTGGCGGGTTGGTACGCCGTTTTAGAATCGGACTTTTTCCGAGAACAGGAAACTTTTTGTCTTCACCTTCTGGAAAAGGGACACACTCTTGTTCATCCGGGATGCATGTTCGGATTCCCCGAGGATCACCCCGCAATCGTTTTAAGTCTCTTACCGGAGAATGAAATTTTAGAAACGGGAATCGCGAAAATTCTAGACTTTGTCGGCGGATAG
- a CDS encoding DUF2157 domain-containing protein: MMKDLEKGEIYEAIQILDLGKDQARKFLISLFPQRELKEWVRFASISFLGLGLALFSSGIVFFFAYNWAGMHRFSKLGLISCSLAVAVGVYLLGKSESYSRQALLILASVLVGVLLAVYGQIYQTGANAVDLFLGWTFLSLGFVIAGNSPPLWFLWILLSNITVELYQKQVLFRDESPYSYSFALLFNAAAVFLYERENRKNDSKEIAGWFPNTVGFLTYYFATFGSIFSIFRDVKEEGDLLMVCLSLATLSIGYFVYRYKIRRLGILALSLLSAITLVFSVFVRVFDWNDFALPFLFGGIALTTVTAWSARHLMQIRNEWKKGERVG, from the coding sequence ATGATGAAGGATTTAGAAAAAGGGGAAATATACGAGGCAATTCAAATACTCGATTTAGGAAAGGACCAAGCCAGGAAATTTCTTATTTCTCTCTTTCCCCAGAGGGAACTCAAGGAGTGGGTTCGATTCGCCAGTATATCCTTTTTGGGCCTAGGACTGGCGTTATTTTCCTCAGGGATTGTTTTTTTCTTCGCTTATAACTGGGCAGGGATGCATCGATTCTCCAAATTGGGATTGATCTCTTGCTCTTTAGCGGTTGCCGTCGGGGTATATCTGCTCGGTAAATCCGAAAGTTATTCCAGACAGGCATTGCTGATCCTTGCCTCGGTTTTGGTGGGCGTTCTTCTCGCCGTTTACGGACAAATCTATCAAACCGGCGCCAACGCAGTAGATTTATTCTTAGGTTGGACTTTTTTAAGTCTCGGTTTCGTCATCGCGGGGAATTCTCCTCCGCTTTGGTTCCTGTGGATATTACTTTCGAATATTACGGTAGAATTGTACCAGAAGCAGGTTTTATTCCGTGACGAAAGTCCGTATTCCTACTCCTTCGCGCTCCTTTTCAATGCTGCAGCCGTCTTTCTTTACGAAAGAGAAAATCGAAAGAACGATTCCAAGGAAATTGCCGGATGGTTTCCAAATACTGTCGGATTTTTGACCTACTATTTTGCGACTTTCGGTTCCATTTTCAGCATATTCAGAGACGTGAAGGAAGAAGGAGATCTCCTAATGGTCTGCCTTTCGTTAGCGACCTTATCGATCGGCTATTTCGTTTATCGTTATAAGATTAGACGACTAGGAATACTGGCTCTATCTCTGCTATCCGCAATTACTTTGGTTTTTTCCGTCTTTGTAAGAGTCTTCGATTGGAACGATTTCGCTCTTCCCTTTTTATTCGGAGGCATCGCGTTGACTACGGTTACGGCATGGAGTGCAAGGCATTTGATGCAAATCCGAAACGAATGGAAAAAGGGGGAAAGAGTCGGATGA
- a CDS encoding DUF4401 domain-containing protein — protein sequence MKSFEIPPELNLNAEQKEKLRSFLTRSESSDTPWYVHLVVILGSWFATMLLLLFLFIAKILETTESLKVIGALISVGSIAIPLLDQKKKISESFIVSVGFLGQVLLFLGIAFSKSEILSFSASVLIVEIFLYLFSGTWIQKFVSVLLIFSSSVILLEENEMSLGIHIMLALSGLAIVLLFRYEVEIVSSGKIIPSFYMPTIYGLTIAISGIPALSVIGGSYISTDWRISGTIGILVLAIYLWTCLNSILKDKLFIQGFMVGTICLLLAPTLQTPGISFSVFLIAIGFRQRLDLVLMLGILSISCYLVDYYYSLKFTLLIKSYILLGSGALFLCAYLSLSKLYDRKERENER from the coding sequence ATGAAATCGTTCGAAATTCCACCGGAACTGAATTTAAATGCGGAACAAAAAGAAAAATTGCGTTCCTTCCTTACTCGATCGGAAAGTTCCGATACTCCATGGTATGTTCACCTGGTAGTAATTCTAGGTTCCTGGTTTGCGACCATGCTTCTACTCCTGTTCCTATTTATCGCAAAAATATTGGAAACGACCGAGAGCTTGAAAGTGATAGGAGCTTTGATATCCGTCGGATCGATAGCGATCCCTTTATTGGATCAAAAGAAAAAGATTTCTGAATCTTTTATCGTTTCCGTAGGATTCCTGGGACAGGTACTGTTATTTTTAGGTATCGCATTCTCCAAATCCGAAATCCTTTCCTTTAGCGCCTCGGTCCTGATCGTTGAAATTTTTCTCTATCTTTTCTCCGGAACTTGGATCCAAAAATTCGTTTCGGTCCTTCTGATTTTTTCTTCCTCCGTAATCCTCCTAGAAGAGAACGAGATGTCGTTAGGAATTCATATCATGCTGGCTTTGTCAGGACTTGCAATTGTTCTTTTGTTTCGGTACGAAGTCGAAATCGTTTCCTCGGGAAAAATAATACCATCGTTCTATATGCCTACCATATACGGCTTGACGATTGCAATTTCCGGGATCCCGGCCCTATCCGTCATAGGCGGGAGCTACATTTCCACGGATTGGAGAATCTCCGGTACGATAGGCATTCTGGTCTTAGCGATCTATCTTTGGACTTGTCTGAATTCGATTCTGAAGGACAAACTCTTTATCCAAGGGTTCATGGTCGGAACCATATGTTTACTTCTGGCTCCTACCTTGCAAACTCCGGGAATTTCGTTTTCCGTTTTTTTAATCGCTATCGGTTTTAGGCAAAGACTCGATCTGGTATTGATGCTGGGGATTCTATCCATATCCTGTTATTTAGTGGATTATTATTATTCTCTTAAGTTTACTTTGCTGATAAAATCTTATATTTTACTTGGTTCCGGAGCGCTATTCCTCTGCGCCTATCTTTCTTTATCAAAATTGTATGATAGAAAGGAACGAGAGAATGAACGATAA
- a CDS encoding response regulator gives MNSQFRKRRLLLIDDDDIFVAIAKRTIEKAGILENFDVFPDGEGAISFLKDHITDPESIPDFILLDINMPYMDGWQFLEEYSLFESMLLKKPIIYMISSSVDDADIKKAKDIPYVRDYLIKPVSVDSFRRILSFSEE, from the coding sequence ATGAATTCGCAATTTAGAAAGCGAAGACTTTTATTGATCGATGACGATGATATCTTTGTCGCTATCGCAAAAAGGACCATTGAAAAGGCCGGAATTTTGGAGAACTTCGACGTGTTTCCGGATGGAGAAGGAGCGATTTCCTTTTTAAAGGATCATATTACGGACCCGGAATCCATTCCGGATTTTATCCTACTCGATATAAACATGCCCTATATGGACGGCTGGCAGTTTCTGGAGGAATATTCTCTGTTCGAAAGCATGCTCTTAAAAAAGCCGATCATCTATATGATAAGTTCGTCGGTTGACGATGCGGATATTAAGAAGGCCAAGGACATTCCTTATGTTCGGGATTATCTAATTAAGCCGGTATCGGTCGATTCCTTCCGGAGGATCCTGTCCTTTTCGGAAGAGTAA
- a CDS encoding PAS domain-containing protein, with amino-acid sequence MNVQEDNGTIPADFQGEAFFRILVEKSRDMVCLHDIEGRYLYANPRCRELTGYEPGELLNRDPYDFIHPEDRRRIRLESHDLAKAGTNPHSIDYRFLKKEGIYVWLQTQTQPIPDTTGKIIYLHTTTREISDQIELVDKLKLSERLSCLMSELACVGGWESDFLTGTIHWTEEVYRIFERDPSDRLDKTIIYAYCHPEDLDIVMHCNRRLGETGESYSLEHRIVTDSGRVKWLRSQGKANYSGGKIVGIYGAIQDITLSKIVEEEIRISEKKFSLAFHNSGIGIFLLDKEGRFIEVNQSFSDLVGYPAEELWTKKLNDIAFSEDTALVEEMFGRIFSGEKESGQLVKRYLHKKGFLIWTLITAVAVRKDSGELMFVVVQVQDISRRRTLENILREKNSRLKSVSKTLQERISQLEEFNQIVSHNIRSPIGNISTLIKFLEEAETEEEKKEFIEYLKETADQLLCTLNELIEVIKIRQNVNVPSEQIRFEEVFERVKGMFLGQIMEVGAVIGTDFKDAPGVVYPKIYLESILLNLFSNALKYRSPKRKLCINVRTYWQNSALMIEVQDNGLGLDLNKYGNQIFRLHKTFHRNTEGKGLGLFMTKNQVESLGGEIRVESEPDVGTKFIVQLNKGYEFAI; translated from the coding sequence ATGAACGTGCAAGAAGACAACGGAACCATACCCGCGGACTTTCAGGGCGAAGCCTTCTTCCGAATCCTTGTCGAAAAAAGCAGGGATATGGTCTGTCTGCACGATATTGAAGGTAGATATTTGTATGCGAACCCCCGTTGCAGGGAGTTGACCGGATACGAACCTGGAGAACTTTTAAACAGAGATCCTTACGATTTTATCCATCCGGAGGATAGACGAAGGATCCGTCTCGAATCTCATGATCTAGCCAAGGCTGGTACGAATCCGCATTCTATTGATTACCGGTTTTTAAAAAAAGAAGGGATATACGTTTGGCTTCAAACCCAAACTCAACCTATACCGGACACTACGGGCAAAATAATATATCTGCACACTACGACTCGCGAGATCAGCGATCAGATCGAACTTGTCGATAAGTTAAAATTATCGGAAAGACTTTCCTGCTTGATGAGTGAGCTTGCTTGTGTAGGCGGTTGGGAATCCGATTTTCTAACCGGGACGATCCATTGGACCGAGGAAGTTTATAGGATCTTCGAACGGGATCCGAGCGATAGACTCGATAAAACGATCATTTATGCTTACTGCCATCCCGAGGATCTTGATATCGTAATGCATTGCAATCGGAGACTGGGGGAAACCGGGGAAAGCTATTCGCTCGAGCACAGGATCGTCACCGACTCCGGCAGAGTGAAGTGGCTTCGAAGCCAAGGGAAGGCGAATTATTCCGGGGGAAAGATAGTCGGGATCTACGGCGCCATTCAGGATATTACCCTTTCTAAAATCGTGGAAGAAGAGATTCGGATCAGCGAAAAGAAATTTTCCCTTGCGTTTCATAACTCCGGAATCGGGATCTTCCTTTTGGATAAGGAAGGCAGATTTATCGAAGTGAACCAATCCTTTTCCGATCTGGTCGGATATCCTGCGGAAGAACTTTGGACCAAGAAGTTGAACGACATCGCTTTTTCCGAGGATACAGCCTTAGTGGAGGAGATGTTCGGTCGGATTTTTTCCGGAGAAAAGGAATCAGGGCAATTGGTTAAACGGTATCTTCATAAAAAAGGTTTTCTGATCTGGACTCTGATTACCGCAGTAGCAGTTAGAAAAGATTCGGGAGAATTGATGTTCGTAGTCGTTCAAGTTCAGGATATTTCCCGTCGACGGACCTTGGAGAATATCCTGAGAGAGAAGAACTCGCGGCTGAAATCGGTCAGCAAGACCTTACAGGAAAGGATAAGCCAGCTCGAGGAATTCAATCAGATCGTTTCGCATAATATCCGTTCTCCGATCGGAAATATCTCCACTCTGATCAAGTTTCTGGAAGAAGCAGAGACGGAGGAAGAAAAAAAGGAATTCATCGAATATCTGAAAGAGACGGCGGATCAACTTCTATGCACCTTGAACGAACTCATTGAAGTGATTAAGATCAGGCAGAACGTAAATGTCCCGTCCGAACAGATCCGTTTCGAGGAAGTCTTCGAGCGCGTGAAAGGGATGTTTCTCGGTCAGATTATGGAAGTCGGAGCCGTTATCGGTACCGATTTTAAGGATGCCCCCGGAGTAGTTTACCCCAAGATATATTTAGAAAGCATTCTTCTGAATCTTTTTTCCAATGCCTTGAAATATAGGTCGCCTAAACGAAAGCTTTGTATAAATGTTAGAACCTATTGGCAGAATAGCGCTTTAATGATCGAGGTTCAGGATAACGGTTTGGGTTTGGATTTGAATAAATACGGCAATCAGATTTTCAGATTGCATAAGACCTTTCATAGAAATACCGAAGGAAAGGGATTGGGCCTATTCATGACCAAGAATCAAGTGGAATCCTTAGGCGGAGAAATCCGTGTGGAAAGCGAGCCGGATGTAGGTACGAAATTCATTGTTCAGCTTAACAAAGGTTATGAATTCGCAATTTAG
- a CDS encoding DUF2905 domain-containing protein, which yields MEPFGKTFLWIGAIFLFLGFLFLFGSKLPFFSSLGNLPGDIRIEKENFRFYFPITTSVLISIVLSAILYIWNRIAGH from the coding sequence ATGGAACCGTTCGGTAAGACTTTTCTCTGGATCGGAGCTATCTTCCTTTTTCTAGGATTCCTTTTTTTATTCGGTTCCAAACTTCCCTTCTTCTCTTCCTTGGGAAATCTTCCCGGAGATATTCGAATCGAAAAAGAGAACTTCCGCTTTTACTTTCCCATCACCACATCCGTTTTGATCAGCATCGTTCTTTCCGCGATTCTTTATATTTGGAACAGAATCGCCGGACATTGA
- a CDS encoding LA_2478/LA_2722/LA_4182 family protein, protein MSFIRKGMRQRRFSNRILFFSIIASATIFCVCALLSCKEKRKVSADIEAVWTGENGKLGSNGLVLIAEYCEKIQSCAQDDLNRLNKDEKSILEKRLRPDVCLQKFKETPVYKLEVENPETAVARTGSCLQKVIDSDCESIKKGVSSLSEDCMWLYSNQISK, encoded by the coding sequence ATGAGTTTTATAAGAAAAGGAATGCGACAAAGACGATTTTCGAATCGGATCTTATTCTTTTCGATTATCGCTTCTGCTACGATTTTTTGCGTTTGTGCTCTTCTAAGTTGTAAGGAAAAGAGAAAGGTCTCCGCGGATATCGAGGCAGTTTGGACTGGAGAAAACGGTAAACTCGGCTCCAACGGGCTCGTTTTGATCGCCGAGTACTGCGAAAAGATTCAAAGTTGCGCGCAAGACGATTTAAACAGACTCAACAAGGACGAAAAGTCGATTTTGGAAAAAAGACTGAGGCCGGATGTCTGTTTACAGAAATTTAAGGAGACTCCGGTTTATAAGTTGGAAGTGGAAAATCCCGAAACTGCCGTTGCCAGAACCGGATCTTGCCTACAAAAAGTGATCGATTCGGACTGCGAATCGATTAAAAAAGGAGTATCGAGTCTGTCCGAAGATTGCATGTGGCTGTATTCGAACCAAATATCGAAATGA
- a CDS encoding ferredoxin, producing MADKHDKVPENASGKYYIDNTCVPCNDCLEEAPMLLKYTDDESKVYFHRQPQTPEEQICARKAKEICPVEAIGDDGE from the coding sequence ATGGCTGATAAGCACGATAAAGTTCCTGAAAACGCGTCAGGCAAGTATTACATAGATAATACCTGTGTGCCTTGCAACGATTGTCTGGAGGAAGCTCCTATGCTTCTGAAATATACCGACGACGAATCAAAGGTGTATTTTCATCGCCAACCTCAGACGCCTGAAGAACAAATTTGTGCCCGTAAAGCAAAGGAAATTTGTCCCGTAGAAGCGATTGGAGACGACGGAGAATAA
- a CDS encoding 7TM diverse intracellular signaling domain-containing protein: MLAFILLCGDSLFSESLRLKDSIHSKNITSDLEFLESDWGDFSPLSNVDLFDWKKIGFSSLNFSFSDKSYWFRFRVHFREGERQDLFLVLRWRAQDRAELYLPGRRDAIQTVGDRIPRSDWPVQNFPYPSFRLQGHPGEEKEFLLRLESTSMMSFPMELMDDAGLRSDLTFETFLFSSSACLYILMIFAAVLYYKTTGLQEFILYAGYIFCMGLSYDVNFGNIYEFFDSGSSHWSEKKNYFFFGVTTILFFQFIRKFLETKRSMLCLNAVLRGGIFASLASLPMVFFDSYLHVLSKITAFLYAFAMPMILFAGIYLQRTGNRKLRLFLFSWTVYMLLGYTSIFYYLGFVGYTFFTVYALPILLPLDLIVLFYNVIQKSSKKLEERRKSYLSPNPFGKKRKYTKSKLSGVDVDRSLASLLKLMDSEKPYLEENLQLQNVADRLGLNQHQLSELMNSKLGMNFASYVNSKRIEEVKRILESGSERNILNIAFTVGFGSKTSFNVEFKKATGLTPKQYKELFFRRKKLSNKK, encoded by the coding sequence ATGCTGGCGTTTATCCTTCTTTGCGGGGATTCCTTATTTTCTGAGTCCTTACGCCTAAAGGATTCGATACATTCAAAAAATATAACTTCCGATTTGGAATTTTTGGAAAGCGACTGGGGAGATTTTTCACCCTTGAGTAACGTCGATCTTTTCGATTGGAAAAAGATCGGTTTTTCCTCCTTGAATTTCAGTTTTTCCGATAAGTCATATTGGTTCCGTTTTCGGGTCCATTTTCGGGAGGGAGAGAGGCAGGATCTATTTCTCGTCTTGCGCTGGAGGGCTCAGGATCGGGCGGAACTCTATTTGCCGGGAAGACGGGACGCTATCCAGACGGTAGGGGATCGTATTCCCAGATCCGATTGGCCAGTTCAAAATTTTCCCTATCCTTCGTTTCGCTTGCAAGGGCATCCTGGAGAGGAAAAGGAATTCCTTCTAAGGCTAGAATCGACGTCCATGATGTCTTTTCCGATGGAATTGATGGATGATGCCGGCCTTCGGAGCGATTTGACCTTTGAAACCTTCCTCTTTTCCTCGTCCGCTTGCCTTTACATTTTAATGATATTTGCGGCGGTTCTTTATTACAAAACGACGGGGCTACAGGAATTCATTCTTTATGCCGGATATATCTTTTGTATGGGTCTTTCTTACGACGTAAATTTCGGAAATATATACGAGTTTTTCGATTCTGGAAGTTCCCATTGGTCTGAAAAAAAGAATTATTTTTTCTTCGGCGTAACCACGATCCTATTTTTCCAATTTATAAGAAAATTTTTGGAAACGAAGAGAAGTATGCTTTGTCTGAACGCCGTACTCCGGGGTGGTATTTTTGCTTCCCTTGCCTCTTTGCCCATGGTCTTTTTCGACAGCTATTTGCATGTACTTTCTAAGATTACGGCGTTTTTATATGCCTTTGCGATGCCTATGATCTTATTTGCCGGGATTTATCTGCAAAGAACGGGAAATAGAAAATTAAGATTATTCCTATTCTCCTGGACCGTTTACATGTTGTTGGGGTATACCAGCATATTTTATTATTTAGGTTTTGTCGGTTATACATTCTTTACCGTTTACGCGCTTCCAATTCTTCTTCCTTTGGATTTGATCGTACTCTTTTATAATGTAATCCAAAAATCCTCCAAAAAATTGGAGGAAAGAAGGAAATCCTATTTGAGTCCGAATCCTTTCGGTAAAAAAAGAAAATACACGAAATCGAAATTATCCGGGGTCGATGTAGATCGTTCTTTAGCATCATTATTGAAACTTATGGATTCGGAAAAACCGTACCTAGAGGAAAATCTCCAGCTTCAGAATGTGGCCGACAGGTTGGGGCTGAACCAGCATCAACTCTCCGAACTTATGAATTCGAAATTAGGAATGAATTTTGCCTCTTACGTGAATTCCAAAAGGATAGAGGAAGTGAAACGCATCTTGGAATCCGGATCGGAGAGAAATATTCTGAATATAGCATTTACGGTGGGATTCGGTTCTAAAACTTCATTCAATGTAGAATTTAAGAAGGCGACCGGATTGACTCCTAAGCAATACAAGGAGCTTTTTTTTCGCAGGAAAAAACTATCGAACAAAAAATAG